A stretch of DNA from Chloroflexota bacterium:
TGTGTGAAACATGATTCTCACGCAAAAACACAAGACACGAAGGCCGGGGCAGGTATGGGAAACCTGCCCTACGCTCGCCAGAGATTCTCACCGCGGAGAGCGCCGAGAACGCGGAGATTTCAGGGTCAGTCTCTGCGGTCTCCGCTTGCTCCGCGGTGAATCCGAGTCCGTAGGGCGGCTTTCCATAGCCGCCGCGGAGACGGGGCAGGTATGGGAAACCTGCCCTACGCTCGCTCAGAGGATTGCAACCGCGAATCCACGCGATGAAGAATAAACGTGGGCACGTAAGTGCTACGCTCCCCTCCCCATTCGCGTGGATTGGCATTATTCGCGGTTACAGAGGCCGGGGCGGGGATGGCGAGGTGGCCTCCGCGTTTGACACCCAGCCGCTTTGAGAGAAAATGCGGCATACGTGGTTGCGCTTCGGAGGGGACGATGCCATCGGGAAAAATCCACCAGCGAATCAACGAGGCGGCGCTGGCGCTTTGCACCCCTACCGCCTTCGCACTGACCTGGTATGCCACTTCGGACGTCGTCTATGCCCTGGAAATCACCGGCTACGCGCTGGCGGGGATGCTCTTCGGCACGTACTTCGCCGACCCCGACCTGGACCAAGACCACATCACGCGCACCGAGGCGCGCATCCGCCGGTGGCCGATTGTGGGGCTTCCGCTGTATCTGGCGTTCGTGATCTTCTGGTACCCCTACGCCAGGCAGACGCGCCACCGAGGGCTATCGCACCAGCCGGTCATCGGCACGCTGCTGCGCCTCGGGTACATCCTGCTGTTCTTCCTGGTGGCCAACACCATCGGCCGGTGGGTGATCTTCGGCAAGCCCAAGGGGTGGGGCGAGTTGCCCCTGTCGCTCCTCGTGTGGATTGTGCGCCACCCGGCGCAGGCAGGCGCGTGGATCGCGGGCGAGTGCTTTGCCGATGCGCTGCACACCCTGGCCGACCGCCTGTGGCCCGTCGCCGTCCACAAGACCTCCGTCCGCTGGCGCGTGCGGGGATGGGGGTGAGCAAGCCGCCTATCCCGCGCTCACCCAACCGGCGCCGCCACGGGGTTCCGCAACGTCCCCAGGCGCTCTATGCGGGCCTCTACCACGTCGCCCGGCTTCAGGTACCACGAAGTGTCGGGTTCCCGGCCCAGGGCGACGCCCGAAGGCGTGCCCGACGAGATCACATCGCCCGGCTCAAGCCCCATCCGCGACCAGTACGCGATGATGGCCGAGAAGTCGTGGATGAGGTCGCTGGTGTGGCCCTGCTGGCGAACCTCGCCGTTCACGCGCAGTTCCATGCTCAAGATGTGCGGGTCGGGCAGTTCGTCCGCCGTGAGCAAATACGGCCCCATCGGGCACGAGGTGGGGAAACTCTTGCCCAGGGTGAGGAAGCCCGCCTGCCTCTCTGCCGCCTGGACCTCGCGGGCGCTGACATCGTTGAGGATGGTGTACCCGGCCACATGCCGCAGCGCCTGTTCGCGCGGAATGTTCGTGCCGCCCACGCCGATCACCGCCGCCAGTTCCACCTCGTAGTCCAGTTTCTGCGTCCAGATGGGCATGACGATGGGATCGTCGGGGCCGATGACCGACGACGGCGCTTTGAGAAACCCGTAGGGCCTTTCGGGCGGCTTGGCTCCCGGCCCCTGCGTCTCCTCCAGATGCTTGCGGAAGTTCAGGCCCGGGCAGATGATCTTGCCGGGCCGCCCGATGGGCGCTTCCAGCCGCACGTCGCCCACTGGCATGGCAACGCCAAACGGCAGGTCGTCCCAGCGAGACAGGGCCGCATCCAGCACCTTCTGCGCCATGGCCAGGGCCTTCTGCCCCGACCGCAGGAGCGGAAGAACGTCATTCGGGATGGGCGACTGGCGACTGCCGGGGAACGCCCAAACCCGTGCCCGCGCCAGGTCCAGCACGTAGGTTCCCTCGGGGCGCTCCACCAGCAGGCCAAGCCTGCCGCATTTGCGGCTTGTCGCGGGGCAATAGCGTACAATCTTCATCAGGGCCTCCTTGAGCGTTATCGGTGGAATCGTCCGCGGCTAGGCGCGAATCATGACCAGCATCATCTTGAAGCGCCGGATGGCCTTCAGGGCGTGGGGCTTGTGCGCGGGCATCAGGATCATCTCGCCGGCCTGCACCTGGAAGGGAGTCCCCGCGATGGTGATCTCGGCTTCGCCGTCCAGGACGAGCACCAGCGCGTCAAAGGG
This window harbors:
- a CDS encoding DUF2227 family putative metal-binding protein — protein: MPSGKIHQRINEAALALCTPTAFALTWYATSDVVYALEITGYALAGMLFGTYFADPDLDQDHITRTEARIRRWPIVGLPLYLAFVIFWYPYARQTRHRGLSHQPVIGTLLRLGYILLFFLVANTIGRWVIFGKPKGWGELPLSLLVWIVRHPAQAGAWIAGECFADALHTLADRLWPVAVHKTSVRWRVRGWG
- a CDS encoding fumarylacetoacetate hydrolase family protein, producing MKIVRYCPATSRKCGRLGLLVERPEGTYVLDLARARVWAFPGSRQSPIPNDVLPLLRSGQKALAMAQKVLDAALSRWDDLPFGVAMPVGDVRLEAPIGRPGKIICPGLNFRKHLEETQGPGAKPPERPYGFLKAPSSVIGPDDPIVMPIWTQKLDYEVELAAVIGVGGTNIPREQALRHVAGYTILNDVSAREVQAAERQAGFLTLGKSFPTSCPMGPYLLTADELPDPHILSMELRVNGEVRQQGHTSDLIHDFSAIIAYWSRMGLEPGDVISSGTPSGVALGREPDTSWYLKPGDVVEARIERLGTLRNPVAAPVG
- a CDS encoding cupin domain-containing protein, whose protein sequence is MGDLHAQVVNPSELVAYQDGAVVSREIVSQKTGTVTLFAFDAGQGLSEHTAPFDALVLVLDGEAEITIAGTPFQVQAGEMILMPAHKPHALKAIRRFKMMLVMIRA